The region CGGTCGAAGGGCTGGACGGTGAAGCGGACGCCCTGCCCGGAGTCGGCGGGCGCCGCGGTGAGGAAGCCGGGGTCGGCCTGCGCGATGCCGCCCAGCAGCGCCTTGATCCGGTCGGTGGGGCGCTGAAGGTCGACGCGGAGCCCGTCGAAGTCCGAGAGGCGCACCGGGTGCGGGGACGTGCCGTAGCGGTGGGCCCACAGCCGGGTGCGGATCAGCTTCGCGGCCTCGGTGTCGTCGGGACGGGCGGGGATGCCGCGCGGCATCGCCCGGCAGGCGGCGGCGTGCGCGTTGGCGGCCGTGGCGGCCTCCGCCTCCGTCATCACGGTGCCCGCAGTGTTGCGGTCCGCGCGGTGGGTGCAGCCCAGGCACGCGGCGACGTAGCGCGGCGTGCCGTGGTCGGTGTCGGCGGTGTAGACGAGGACGGTCGCGCCCTCCAGCGCCCGGTAGCGCTGGGAGACGATCGTGCCCTCCGGCGTCCACGTCTCGGGGACGGCAGCGGGGGCGGTGCGGGTGAACAGCGACACGGTGATTCTCCTTCGAGGGTTCGTTGATCAGGCGGCGAGCCGGTGGGTTACCGGGCCGTAGTGGTGAAGTACGTGTCGGGGCTGGGTTCGTAGCCCCGTGCGCAGGGGTCGCAGCAGCCCTGGGTGCGCAGCGGTACTGGCGCAGAGCACTTGTTCCGTGGCTGTCGTATTCCTGCGGCCACGGTCACGGCCGGGGAGCGTTCGCTGAACTCTGCGGCCGTACGGACGAATTGGGGCCGGGGAACCTTGGGGCATAGGTTGACGGCATGGTGGAGGGGGCGAACTCCGCGGCGCAGACCATGCCGCAGGAGCAGCAAAAAAGGGGGCGGCATGCCGCCCGGCGGAAGAAGGACAAGGGCGGACTGGCTCGTTCGTCCTTGCTGATGGCTGTTGGCACGGTGGTGTCACGGGCGACGGGACTGATCCGCCAAGTGCTGCAGGCCGCAGCGCTGGGAACGGGCTTGCTGGCCAGTACGTACAACACGGCGAACACCGTGCCCACGAGCCTGTACACGCTGCTGATCGGTGGCGCGCTCAACGCCGTGTTGGTGCCGCAGCTGGTCCGGGCCAGGGCAACGCAGCCCGATGGCGGACGCGCTTACGAGCAGCGTCTGGTCACCCTTGTGGTCTGTGTACTGGGTGTGGGCACGGCGCTGGCGGTGTGGGCGGCGCCGCAGATCGTGGGCCTGTACATGCGGGACACCCCGGACAGTCACGAGGCGTTCGAGCTGACGGTGACGTTCGCGCGGTTCCTGTTGCCGCAGATCTTCTTCTATGGGTTGTTCAGCATCTACGGGCAGGTGTTGAACGCTCGCGAGAAGTTCGGCGCGATGATGTGGACCCCGGTACTGAACAACGTGGTGCTGGTCGGCATGTTCGCCGCCTATCTGGGGCTGCTGACGGTTCCCGACCGGGTGGAGGACATCACCTCCGACCAGGTGCAGTTGCTGGGGATCGGGACGACAGCAGGAATCGCCGTGCAGGCCTTGGCACTGATCCCGTTCGCGCGGGCGGCCGGTTTCCGTTTCCGCCCGCGGTTCGACTGGCGAGGCACCGGCTTGGGCAAGAGCGTCCATGCGGCGAAGTGGACGCTGCTGTTCGTCTTGGCCAACCAGGTGGCGCTGACGGTGGTCACGAATTACGCCAATGCCGCCGACCAGGAGCTGCCGCAGGCCGGCGCGGGCTACTCGGCCTACACCTACGCGCAGACCATCTGGATGCTTCCGCAGTCGATCGTGACGGTGTCCCTGGTCACGGCCCTACTGCCGCGCATGAGCCGGGCCGTCGCCGAGGGGCGCATCCCGGATCTACGCGCGGACCTGTCCCGGGTGCTGCGGATCAGCGGCGTGGTCATCGTGCCCGCCGCGTTCCTCTTCCTCGCCCTGGGCCCGCAGATCTCCTCGCTGCTATTTGCCCACGGGGCGGCAGACGCCGCCTCGGCCCGCCCGCTGGGGTACATGCTGCAGGCGTTCGGACTCGGGCTCATCCCGTTCTCCGCCCAGTACCTGCTGCTGCGCGGCTTCTACGCCTTCGAAGACACCCGCACGCCGTTCTTCATGGCCGCCTGGATCGCGGGCGTGAACATCGCCCTGGCCACCGCCTGTCACATGCTGCTGCCGGCCCGCTGGGCGGTCGTTGGCATGGCCGGCGCCTACACCCTCTCCTACGTGGCCGGTCTCGCACTCACCGCGCATCTGCTGCGCAAGAGGCTTGGGGGCCGCATCGACGACGGCGGCCTGCGCCGCACCTACGTAAAACTGTTCTGCGCCGCGGGCCCGGCTGCAGGGCTGGGCTGGGCTGCAGCGCGTGCATGTGCGGGTCTCGGAAGTGGAACGTGGCCTACGGCCGTCGCACTGGCTACCGGGGCGCTGGCGACAGCCGTGGGATACCTCCTTCTCGCCCGGCTGATGAAGGTCAACGAGTTGCGTCGCCTGCCCGGGATGCGCTGAGTCCAGGCAGACGAAGCGAGGAAGCGTGCTTCAGGGACGGTCCTGCGCGGCTGGCGATGTAGTCGAGCCAGTCCCGCTTGGCATATCCGGTCCAGCGAGTGGAATTGCTGATGCTGGTGCCGGTGAAGTCGGCGAGGACAGATGCTGGTAGATCGGTGGCCAGCGCGAGTCGAGCACTGTTCCGGCTGGCGAGGGGCGCAATGCCGTGTCGGCGGAGCTTCAAGTAGAGGTAGGTGGCTCCGAGAGCGCGGGCGGGCTCCTGCCCGGGGAACAGCCATGGTGTTGTGCTGGCCGTCTGGTCGAGGTGCCAGCGTTTCTGGCGCTGGTCGCGCAGTGCGCGGACCAGCTGGGCGACTTCGGGTGGCAGCGGAAGACGATGACCGTTGAGGTTGAGCGCCACCACCGTGCCGTTGTCGATGATGTCGTGCACGGTGAGTTCCAGCAGTCGGGTGTGCTGCAGCCCGAACAGGAGTGTCAGGGCGCCGGCCGTGCGGACATCGAGAGGCAGTGCATTGTCGTCGAGACACCGGTGCAGTTGTTCGGCCTGGTCCTCGTCCGTGCTGAAGACGCTGGGTGCGGCGACGGGGACCCGTGGGACTACGAGCTCGCCGACCAGGCCCCGGCCTCTCGCCCAGGTGACGAAGGCACGCACCTCACGACGTTTCTCAGACCCTTCCTCCAGCCACATCTCGAGTTCTGGCTGTGTGAGCTCCCCGAGAGGGATGCCGTGCTCGTCGAGCCAGCCCAGCAGTTCCACGGCTCGGCGCAGCCGCGATCGCATCTGGTGCTGCGTGCTGGCGCGTAGCGGGCGGTGCCGGTGGGCCCGGCGGATGCGGTGCAGCAGGTACCAGTGGGTGAAGGGGGTGAGGAACTTGCGCTGGGGGAGTGGTGCCTGGGTCAAGAGGGCGTCTGCCCAGCGGGGCAGGGCCTCCAGTCGGTCGTCCCGCGGCGGCAGCACCGCAGCGGCGATGAGGACGTCGCGGATGTATCGAGTGGTCGGCGTGTTGGGCAGGTCGTCGAGCTGCTGGTGGGTGAACTCCTCATCAGAAGCACCAAGTTGAGACAGGAGAGCTGGCACTCCGTCGCGGGTCAGCCAGTACGCCACTCGGCGGGGCGGCCGGTCGGCCTGTCCGGTCCTCGCCACCCCTGCCGGGGGGCGAGGACCAGGCGGAGCGACCGGAGGTCAGCCTCGGAAGGGGCAGCCGGTGTGCTGGTCGGCGGTTACGGCCGGGGCCGGGACGTGGATCTCGGGCCGGACGGCGACGGTCGCCGGGCGGGTTGCGGGGCGACGCAGGGTCAGGCCGTGCAGCGCGAACGCGGAGAGGACGGTCCAGGCGAGGAGGGTGAGTCCGGCTGCGACGGGGCGGCCGTTTTCCGGGGTGGCCGTCCAGACCATGAACACGGTGGCTGCGCCGTGCCCGGCCCACGTCGCGCGCAGGCTGTTGCTCTCGGAGAGGTAGCCGAGGACCAGGGCGACGATGCCGGTGAGCAGCCACAGCGTGTAGACGGTGGAGCCTTCGACGGGGAGGCCTGCGGAGTGCTGGGCAATGTATGTGCGTACCGGCTGGTCGACGACGGCGAACATCCCGTGGGAGGTGTCGGCGGTGAGCACCTGGTGCAGCGTCCGGAGAATGACTTCGCCGGCGGTCTTGGCCAGCACCACGACGAGGCTGGCCCCGGCGATCGTGAGAACGGTGCGGAGCCAGGAGGCCATGTGCCGGAAGCCGTGCTGGGGGGCGCTGAGGATGTCCTCCCACATCGTGTGCAGCAAGCCGCCCCTCTTCCAGGTGGTGGTCCACCAGGTGCGCAGGGCGGCGAACCGCGGCTTGCCGGGCCGGGCTTTCGGGACGGGTGCGGGGAGGTGGTTCTGGCGGGGGATGTTGTGGGACGGCACGGGGCAACTCCTTGTGGGATCGGTGTTCAGGGAGCGTGCGAATGGGGCCAGGCTGGGAGCGACTGGCCTGGGAAGGAAAGGGGTGACGGGATGGGGTTCTGGACCCGTGATGAGCCGGAGGCGGTCGTCTTCGACGAGGTCATCGACACGGACGGGCAGATCTGGCCCGCTTTCACCGACGATGCCGGGGTGCTGTGGATCGACGTGGAGGAGGACGTCGAGGTGACCATCGACCGGGCGATCGTGGACGGTCAGATCCGGGGTGCCGAGGTCGATGACCACGGCCGTATCTGGATCGACTACGCCGACTGACCGCAGGGCCGGACACTCTGTCCCGCACCCGAAGCCCCGTTGGGGTGTCGGATGCGAGGCAGGGTGTCCGGAGTTCAGCGGACGTCGTTGCGGGTGCGGGCGAACATCCCGCGCTGGCTGGTGTTGGTGATCTGTGTGTTCTGCACTACGGGCCCCTCGTACACGGTTGTCGTGCTGGCGGAGCGGGCCTTGCTGATCGCGCCGCCGATGGCAGTGGCGACCATGGCGACGCCCGCAAGGGGGAGGGTCACCATCAGCACGCCGTAGAGGGTGACCGAGGCGAGGCCCTGGAGGACGAGCCAGGCGCCGCAGCCCATGCCGGTGATGCCTGCGCCGACGCCGATGGAGGCGACGGCGATCCCGGCCGCCCAGGCCGGGACGA is a window of Streptomyces sp. NBC_00654 DNA encoding:
- the murJ gene encoding murein biosynthesis integral membrane protein MurJ — its product is MVEGANSAAQTMPQEQQKRGRHAARRKKDKGGLARSSLLMAVGTVVSRATGLIRQVLQAAALGTGLLASTYNTANTVPTSLYTLLIGGALNAVLVPQLVRARATQPDGGRAYEQRLVTLVVCVLGVGTALAVWAAPQIVGLYMRDTPDSHEAFELTVTFARFLLPQIFFYGLFSIYGQVLNAREKFGAMMWTPVLNNVVLVGMFAAYLGLLTVPDRVEDITSDQVQLLGIGTTAGIAVQALALIPFARAAGFRFRPRFDWRGTGLGKSVHAAKWTLLFVLANQVALTVVTNYANAADQELPQAGAGYSAYTYAQTIWMLPQSIVTVSLVTALLPRMSRAVAEGRIPDLRADLSRVLRISGVVIVPAAFLFLALGPQISSLLFAHGAADAASARPLGYMLQAFGLGLIPFSAQYLLLRGFYAFEDTRTPFFMAAWIAGVNIALATACHMLLPARWAVVGMAGAYTLSYVAGLALTAHLLRKRLGGRIDDGGLRRTYVKLFCAAGPAAGLGWAAARACAGLGSGTWPTAVALATGALATAVGYLLLARLMKVNELRRLPGMR